The Biomphalaria glabrata chromosome 1, xgBioGlab47.1, whole genome shotgun sequence sequence taataaaagcatcaattaaagaaagaaaaaattgatgacaggattaaaaaaaaaaaaagagaaatgaaaagaagAAGTTTAGATGAGGAGATCAACTTCCTACAACACATCAAGCATCACATCTAACCAAACGTTGTTACTAGGTACACACAgattatctgccttttcatttgcAATGAGTGTTGTGAAGCAATGTGATGATTTATCTAAAGATCTCTCTGATTAAATACTGATGTCATGGATACACGGCATCCACCTCCATAAACAAGTGCTACTATTACTACAGGTGAAATAGTAGAAACACTCTTGAATTAACAAGATTAGTGCTCAGTATAATTGTGACAAATATGTACTAACTAAAAGAATAATATTGAGcaggcaaagtaaaaaaaaaaaaaaaaaaaaaaaaaaaaaaaaaaaaagctcatattAAAGAGTAGTTGTATCAGCCATGTATCTGAATTTGTacaagatctagactaacaataataagtatgtgcgattagaaatatttttaccgattgtttttgtttagagcaatttcatgcttttagctgtCTCACTACAcattgatcctatcacttgtctggaccaggtgtaggggagaaagaagggggttaTCTGAGTGACAACTTTTTgaatgtatttataatttataaaaaagtgagcaacctgaattcaaactcgagagCTAAGGCTTCTTCAAGCCAATACAGTAACCACAGTGCCTGGTAGCTGCTTATGGAAGTAGGTAAAatagttatttacaaacttGTCTTTCTACAAAAAGTATGGGGGACTAATTGAACTTATACCAGCTTATCAGTCAAGTCAAATTGTTcacccttgttcgagataccaaacaaaataatcaattaccaatagtttattaactaatttaatttttatttattgattcatgtgttggcAGGTAGCAGAAAaaataactgtgcaaaatttcagcttgatctcaGATTGGATGTGAGAGAAACAAAgtgaaagagtgagttgatataagctttgtaaaaagtaaataagAAATAGAAAGCCACAGATAAAGGAAAAACAATTGTggtggaaagaaaaaaagtccTTTTTCAGCTGCACAACAAATTAACACCATCACACAGTCTAGAAATGACACCAAAATACAATCTAGTTTAAACACtatcacacaaacacagtctAGAAATGACACCAAAATACAATCTAGTTTAAACACCATTACACAAACACAGTCTAGAATCATACCTCACAAAACCACACAATCCAGGATCAACAcctcacaaaacaaaacaatctagTATCGACTCTGATACAACTTAGAATCGATACCATCACAAAACAACATAATCTAGGATCAATattgccaataaaaaaaaacaatccagatataaaaaaattttttaccagctttctttttctctgcttctttctttttttcagctTCCAATCTTGCTTCCTCCTCCTCATATTTCTTTATATGAACTTCAACTTCATTGTCAGGCAGAATACGCATCACAGTCTTGTTGTCTTTTCTTGTTAATGTGGCTATCTCAACTGCAAGTCAGAGTTGAACATGGATACACAATTGAAAGATGTGATGGTGCAATGCAATAGTGTCAATATGCAGTGGATCAAACTATTTTTGGATGTACAACTGTTGGGCCTTGGATGCAGAAAtaaattagaaatgaaaatcCTGATGGAGGCTAGACATTTTGGCCAGATGTCCACAAAAAGATCATAGCATGGCACATCACATCCAGGATtgcttattatattttaagtgttgttttttttataatctctGAAATTTTGTGGGTTGACCAAAACTTTAGTTACTCAAAgctgagaccaaaagaaagagATGTCAAAAAGAGAACTCATGATGATATAAGATTCTGTCTGTGTCAGTTGTGACAAAATAAGTCAATTTAAACTAATAGTAGGTATACTTGGTAGAAAAAGTGTTGACCATTGGAAAGTCTAGAATGAAATACTCATCTGTCTGAACAGCTCTACAACAAGGGCAAATCAAAAGGTGGCTCAACTAAAATTCATACAAATCCCATATGAAGGATAAGTAACATAAAcacaattaaattataaatatttgaacATATTTTCTAATAGTTATGTTCTTGTTCaagagccaaaaaaaaacactttaaattatAGACTCATTTTCATACTTCCAAAACTTACAACACAAGCTTGAAAAAGGCTTCCTCAATGAAGATTAAATGTAACTATTCAAATATAAACTTGTGTAAATAACATTGCATTAAATGTAAATACCTTTATCTGCTGTAACTTTGGTCATATCTAGAGTTTTACTTAAGACTTTAATGGACAAATCTAAAGCAGCAGACAAACTAAAGTTGTCCTCATCTTTGTATTCTTGCTTTAGTAAAGAGATTGCATTCTGTAGaaagaaaataacaattaaattgCAGTTTACGTTTCATTATGAAGGCAAAGtggagtaaaacaaaaaaaaacctataatCAATCAATAGTTGCTAAACAGAAAATATAAGCtaattaataactttttttttttttatattaaaattgcAAACTTTGGAGGAATAGCGTAATTCTTTATTTAATActgttaaaaacaaattacatgTAACTATAACCCTATGTAGATCTTTACAAAGGGAAACTAACAAGTTTTCTAAAATTCtgaaaattaatatttcttaattttacaaaaaaagttttccttATATGCTCAGAAACATAGGTATTTAATTAAGTAAGTAATaagaactttataaaaaaaatattgaaaaaaattgcTCTTTGCTCTGTATTATTATCACTTGCCCTATGACAGTTACCTTCGAATGGGagtagtttttatttcatttcaagaaAATGAACATACACTAGGACCAAGGTGAATGATATCTGGTTGAATGATATCTGGTTTGACGATTACATTAAATGCATATAATTACATGATTTCAATTCTATATATTAACAAAACCAAAAGTGTATCCGGCAAGTTCAGAAATACAAATCCCTACTTCTCTTTTCTCTATATTTTATGGTATGCTATTATGAGATATTATTCAGTGATTAAGGGATGTCTCCACTAGAAACTTGAGAAATCAATAGAATGAAAGTTTAGAAATTTGTAAGAAAAATGCCATTCTTTCATTAGGTACTTTAGAATGCCTATTAATAGAATTTGTTCTTAAAACCCCTCTTGCTATATGAAGTACAGACTGGACTTTGTGCAGCAGCAATAAATTACAACTCAAGGACTTTTTTTGGATGACTTACTGCACTATTATTTCCTATACAAGTTGCTTTCCATCCTCCATAGTTGCCACTTGGGTCACTTTGATACAGCTGAAAACCATAATGTTTATCCCAGCCCATGTAAAGAATAGACACACCAAATGGACGTTttcctgaaaataaaaaagtaccATGTTATAGatgctttattattttaaacctTAGAACCATTGAAAACAGGGCATTGCATTTCTTTTAGGAactgtgtgtatatatttaaaatgaaaaaaaaattaagagatATATCAAATATTGCCCATTAGAGAGCTCTTGATAGTCTTCATTGGGCCCTCAATTGATATTTTATTGAGACGGAAGTATATGTTCATTGTTCTGTGGATTAGAGTTTTAACATCCTGTTTTGTTCTACCCTCAACATCGAGGATGCCAATGAGCTAGGCTAATGACTTCCCTCCCCCAAGAACTTACATTTAGTGTGAAAAATTCTGCACTGATGTGAGTCTCTTTTCAGAATGAGGAAAGTTCAGATATTAAGTAAAACCAGAAATCACAATTTTAATCCTGGTAACAAATCGTTTCAAGACTCAATATCACCCATCTCCATACAGTAACACAAcaagaaaaaatcaaattttataaaagatttacttattaattatcaACACCCCAAATCACAGTAATCGATAGAAAAGATGAGAAAAGTATTGACTTCTTTCTGAATTTGATGATGTATTCAATTGTTTATTTCCAAATACTGTACTTATACAGTATGGCATCCGCGGGAAGACTcatggtgtaaaaaaaaaatgcagattttttttttgttaaacccGTAGCATATCCCTTTCACAAAGTTAAGGGACCACTGTaccttttatttcatttgaatactttttttgttgttttgtaacaAACCAAATCTTCAGAGTCCCTCCTTCCCCTTGAAACAAACCAAACTTTTGCTGATGTGGCTAAAACCATATTATTCTGTTACATTCACTTCCTCTCATGTTAGCTAAaccattttcttttatataccaATATGATTtcatttgtgaatgtttttcttctttggcaATGCTGTAGTGCTGAGATAGATTTGAAACTATTATAGTTCTACAATTTCTTCTTACCAGTCACTACTTTCAACACCATAAAAATTCCACACATTACCTCCAAACTGTGTGTAGGCTTGTTTAATGTCACACAATGTAGAGACTAGTTGTTCACAAGGGATAGGTTCTTGATACTGAAGTATGTACCTGAACAGAGAAACATGATTTAATTCTTACTCTCTAGTAAAAAGATGAACTGAGAGATTGCCATACCAACTCAACAAATCCtattaaatttcaaaaaaagaaataactgcttcactataaaatgatttttttataaaaagatgtaaattttaaaaactaactaAACAAAGAAGATGaatgttaaaataaacaaagcagctttaaacattaaaaaaaagaaaagatatgaGTTTATATTAGGGTTATAAACTATTATGTTGTCATTAGTAAATACACAACATTCAGCTTTCTAACCTTTGAGCAATAAGTCTCAGTTCATTTGTCAAGACATTAGCATCTGCCGTGATACCAGCAACACTTATGGCCATATCactaaaatgaaaaataaatgtcaaacaaaattagaaagtttgtacactatcctagatttagattgttATATTCATGTTCgtttttcaataataaaattcaTTGTAAACCCAAAAGTTTAGGGTTCTAATCTTGGAAAAGACTAGCATTTAATGGTGTCTATCAGCCTTAATGGCATAATGGCAtcagacatatatatatgttgtaaaGTTTAGGCAGTTTATTGAAGGTGAAAATCTGCTGAATAGGGCAACTCACAATAAGTATTTTGACATTTACTAATGAGGAGGCAGCATGCCTGATAATGCTTAAAGGTACAATTGACCCATGATAGTCTGACGATTAAAGGGCCGGGGTGGTGTCAGCTTATCAAAAATTTTGGATAACAAAGGTTAGCTGTACTTTAAAGAATTTAACAGAATATGTCAAGAAATTATATATATGATGTAAAGTAATAAGATATTTCTCAGACTTTCAAtggtaaaaataaacaatagatgaaaaatagaaattgacctaaaaaatgtaaaaaaactttGTCGATGTTAGTGTTTTTTTCTTGGTGTGGTCTTCAATAGATTTCACAAAATGTTCTAgattttctctctatttttcatAATGGCATAAATGGTAGGATTCTTGATGTACCATAAATTAAAGAAATGTCAGAGTGAAAGTTTCACCCAGTCATAGCTcttaacaatttattttttcaggaAGAGCTAATGTTTTATGCTACGTCTGCCAACTTAGCTCACCATCAGACAAGacctaaaaaatactttgaacaACAGTAAAAAATATGGTAGGTAAACTATCTAATAGTAACCATAGAAAGACTATCAAGAATGTATCACTACTTAACACAGCAAAAAGCATACAAAAAGAGGCAAGATTGCATGTTGCTGAAGCATACATTGTCGCTGAATCTGCAAAGCATTAGATTACTGAGTGTGTCACATTAGAAACATCAATTGATTAactgtaatttaaaaagttataaatcACTACaagttattactttttttttaaacaagggccaaattgaaagaaaataaatcttactCATATAGCCGATATATCTTTTCAGAATAGGAAACTTCATCTAATAGCTtgtttgtgtttcttttctCAGCAGCCAGGAGTATACCATCTTGAGCCATGATACCTAAACAGGTTCCTGCATGACCAATGGCTTCCATTGCATACTCCACCTGATAAAGCCGACCTGcatagaaaagtaaaaaagttatttaaataaaagttttaaggGTACAAGAATTTAatgttaaatgtaaaaaaaataaataaataaaattacataatataaaattagtattatttatatggaatgacatgggagcagatgaagaaagctgctcagaaccgagttcggtggagaggtgtggttgcggccctatgctcccctgggagtgcacaggattaaccTTAAAccattatttatataataagatTTATATTTGAGCAACAAACCTTCAGGTGAAAATATAGTTGTCCGTGAGTCATATCTTCGAGCCTGTAATCAGAAATatacttatttatatataaaatgcatcaaaataaacaactttGTACTcagatttatatttcaaatttgaaTTTGAACCAACCAACAGAGAAATGGGTGTGGCAATTTTTATGcaaatttaatagatctaactCCTACAACTAGATTATGATGATTATCTAGATTGacttgatctagatttttaaatgattttccagttttgaaaagtttattagtttatctatTTTTGCTATAAAATTAAAGGTATTAAACTTATCAAACTCAAAGAACTTGGACTTCATTCTTGAAGACTGAAGAGTCTAAAACTAAGATACTAgctagtagatgtagatctagatctaagcctTTGCCTTTGACAGGCTTTGATAACAAATTCAAATAGAAACGAAGTATTAACAAGTTTAACAATAGTCAATACTTGACAATACAGTATAATAATACTCTGACGActgagtatagatctagattgactatataatagatataaattataatagagcTAGTctctactagtaactagatctattaaattctATTAGTAGCactattttcaatattttgtgtACATATGATTTAAGATCGAGATCTAGGTTAATTTACTAACTAAAGACTAAGTAAAAGTTACAATACACACAATACAGTCACTTGTCACTTAGTGACACTTAAATTTAGTCACTAGAGTCACTACAGTTTAGTTtactttagtttaactttaaaTTGAGTTTAGTTTTACTGTATTTTACAAGTTTGAAGTTAGACttaatttattagatctagatctagctaattTAATTAGTTAAGACAAGTTAGATTACAAGTAACAAGGCGACTGGTGTAGAGTCTTTATTGTAtgcataaattattattaaatttatatactTCTAATCTAGATTAGAAGCTGAATCTaggattctaaatctagtttagcatatctagatctagattctagatggcAAGTTCTTAGTTAATGTTAGGATTCTACACTCACCATTTTTGTTGTAGATCTAAGTGCTGAGTCACTTAAAAAACTTAATCGATATCCGGTCCGAAACtacaaaacaatattaattaaatctatgtcttgtaaatctttcaaaatcTTCGCAAAAAGCGTCAATTCGTTTTCGAATGAAATTACTTCTTCTAACATAAAAGGCCTATGTTTTCTGTTCTTTTTAACTTAAATTAGCCTGCGATTAAACTGATTTAGCCGAGAAATAACATCCACCGTGAAATAAAATGTCCATATCCACAATCCAcatatcttatatgatacagacgttacttcaaaaaagaagatgattacgtcctacgcgtcatgcatttactgatttagtcatacatattgaccaatgaattaaattctgccaagtcactggttgtcctggctagctcaggcaacccattccatgctctaatagcgctagggaagaaagagcatttgtactaatttgCCCTAGCATAtaggaacgaggaatgtgcctttatctttgtgtctttctgagtaggcctattttattaaattatgtttttgtatttgatgatTATGGCTCAGAGTTTTATGtaaaattgctactttacttttaagccttctatcctgaaggctttctagatttagtaattctactaaaggtgttactctagtcaaatgtaaatattcgtttgttatgaatctcactgttaggcctatattttgtgtctgttccagtttcttaatgttttttttttttttttagttgagggttcccaaacagaggatgcatattctattattggcctaaccaaggttaaataatattttagttttatgttcttaaattatttgatttatagaaatttcttttaataaaccctaatgctttgtttgattttttgatatgaggattccatgacagtttttcatttattataactaggtattttgcgtttttagtctgtgttactggtttaccatgaataagataattaaattaagtgaaattcatttgttttagttttttcgttactcttaataactgacatagTAATAAGCGTCATAGGCCTATAGGATAAGAAGATCGTTCTTTGCTATTAGGcttatttctttataaaatatgtCTCTTGTGTGTAAGTTGCGGTTCAAAAATGTCTACTCTCTCTTACAATAGGCAAACGAATAGATATTTTTGTCGTGGCTGCACTTAACATTTCGTGGAAGAGCCGCAGATGTCAAGAAGTCAAAGAGCCGCAGTTTGCGACCACTGCACtagtgaagaaagagaattcATAAGTATTTCTCCTAATTCTCAAATTGGTCAAATATcgtatataaatatttctatccATTCGTTCATTTACTTCGTTTACATTCTATGTAAGTTTTGTATTGTTTACCAGTGACTAGATGCCCATAGGAAGTACGTCGTAGGCCTACACTATATTTGGAATAGTTTTACTAGAAAGGATATGGGGTTACTGTACAAGTCCAGGTATTATATGTCAGTGAtaactattcttttttttttttgggggggggggggggggggcgctaattAATTAAGCTATAGCTATAGGTAAATTCGGTCCTGTAggctatatataggcctattgtcGGAAGACGGGAGGACACATGCTTTATTGACCCAGGCGGCTGGCTCTCTAAATATACGCCACTGGAAAAAAGAAATGTCgtttatctttctgagtattttattgtgTTGCGTTTTTGGATTTCTAAATTACACTTTAATGTTTCATGTagccttttatttttgttactacTGTGGGGTCTGTTCTGGAGTGTTTTAGTTTACAGATAGGCTACGGATGGTCGCCTGGTCCTGCAGTATGGCATTGGACTATCGTTCGGTTATcttgatggtccagggttcataccctgtccACTGCCATTACctgtcgtcctgagggaggtcttcaactctgaaggaaaatccaaaatatgcaaaacattttactaactGTTTTTAtgactaatggtgttactctaatatTCAATTGTTAGCTCTGTTTTGTGGTCTTAGTTAATTGTATTCATAAGCAAATTGTATGCATAGAGCTCTTttatgatagtttttttttttctggcatgCCAAGATCGAGATTCGTTAAAGGAATTAAAAATCCATTATAGTCTCCCCTAAATAACGTACACAGATTTTTTTCATAATGAGACAGGTCtgcaacagtaggcctactgctctctcccccccccccccccgaaaggtAACACGATAGACTCCGGATAGACAGTTCAGGGCCTCGAGGTAAGTTGTCCCCACTCTCAATCTCcaagtgtagattttttttttaatgagtttgCTGAATTCACGAAAGAGTATTTGTATGAACCATGGAAGAGTTTTATCATTAGGCTACATCCGTTTTCTCAAATAAGAACTATCGCAATATATCAATCGTAGGCCTAGATAAAAATGAACCCTCGTTTCCACTACTGGCAACATCCTCTCAGCTGTGTGAGATGCGATGTCACACAAATGATATGCAGCCATTCTCCTCGTTGTCTTGCAAACGATAAGCAGCCTTTATCTTTGACGTCATACAAATGATAGGCAGCCTTTATCTTTGACGTCACACAAACGATAAGCAGCCTTTATATTTGACGTCACACAAATGATAGGCAGCCTTTATCTTTGACGTCATACAAATGATAGGCAGCCTGGGCTTTATCTTTGACGTCACACAAATGATAGGCAGCCTTTATCTTTGTTGTCACACATAAGATAAGCATATTCTTTATTATCTTTGCTGTCACACAAACGATAGGCAGACTTTATCTTTGCTGTCACACAAAAGATAGGCAGACTTTGTCTTTGCTGTCACACAAAAGATAGGCAGACTTTATCTTTGATATCACACAAACGATAGGCAGACTTTGTCTTTGCTGTCACACAAAAGATAGGCAACCCTTATTAACTTTTCCTTTCATTCTTCCATCAGATTTTTGAAAACCTTTAGATCTTGCAAAATATcgctttaacaaagcttatcaaaacattaaattggcttattattatcattatatgtaTGATTCTTTTGCATACCTCTTTATGTGCAAATGCTTTGTGCACCGCCCTGTATTAATCAACATTGCACACGTATAGCTAGAAAATACAGGTTCATAGATCATCGGGAATTCCCGATAACAAAAGCTCCTTTGCACCGACAAAGTTCGAAATAAAAACAGacgataatactagatctatttacaatGTCGGCTACACGATTATCTTTTGGTTCACAATATAAATTTCCTCTCAAGCTGTACGAAATAGCCAATGATGGTCTCATCATCAAATGGACTAATGATGGCACTGGACTCCTTGTTGAAGAGAACGAGTTCGAGCAGAATGTTATGCTCTTATACCCAGGCTTTGTGCAGGTGGAAACTTTTCACAACCTGCGCCGACTGTTTCGGGATTATAACTTCCTGTTCCGTGTGCTCAGAAAGAGAAAACCGTACGGCGCCAAGGTAGAATTCAGACACCCATATTTCAATAGAGATTCGCCTGCTCTCATTTTTAGGGTTAAGAAAATGAATCGATTTTGGCCGAGTCTGAGTCCTACAGCTACGTCGTCGCCGAAGAGGATTTACAGAAGTAACAAGTTACCTCCATTTGCAAAGGAGCTACTGAATTCTGATGTCTCGGAAAGCAGCGGACAGGAAGGATTTCATGACCTGTCACTGAACTGTCTAGATTGCAGCGATTGTGATGGATGTTCCAGTACTTATGCAGTTAGTTCAAAGCACGTGCCAACGCTTATCTTCGACGACCTTCGGTCGGGTAACAGGGTCATTCAAAGTCATACGACTATTGCCTCTAAGCCCATAAAAGGTACACATGACGCCGCGCTACTTAATTCGTTAAAAACGACTGCGTCTCAAAGTCAAAGCAGTGGCGTAACAAAGCCTGCAGTGTGTCAGAATGATCCTGAAATCTTCAAACTGCTCCAAATTTATGCCAAGAATGAGCTAACCGAGTCAGAGTTTTGGGAAGTGGTTACCAAAAGATGCGGTCGTGACTTTAAAGGAAACTCATGGGAAGACGTCATGGACTTCTTGGACAGCATTGTCAATCATGATTTATCTCCACTGCACCACAAAGGCAACTTTTATGAACTGCCCCTATCTGATATGTAAAATTCTCTCATTATCATTGctgttataaataatatatatatatatatattcattacaGATATTTGGTCTCTAAAATCCTTAGAAGAAAAATCCACTATTCAGGCCCACATTATTTTAACAAGATTGGTGAAAGAAGGAAAAGTAACTAGTAACacagaaattcaaaataattattgGAATTTGATCAGTACATTGATGTGAAATTTCTAGAATGAAGATACTACCATTCAGTTTAATGTATGATGATGAAAACCATTGTGATATAGAAAcgtaaaatatttagaaattatAAAACCTAATGCATGGTACAGGAACAGATCACTTTTCCTACAGGAGACACTCTAGGAGAATTCATATAAATGTATGTTGCATTGTTCTTTTCAGCATTATTGTTCTTAGCTTTGTAGATTTATTTGTGAAATGTGTCGTCCTAATTTAACAaaactgctttaaaaaaaaaaaagcaaaaactaTTTCTTTGATCTATTTGATGTTATTTCAAATAGAAAatgtttgattattttttatacatataCTCAACTCTGTACATATTGTttctttcataaaataaaacatctattaatataacaatcatgtaaaacaaatatcttctatatcttttataaatataaaggtGCATTCACTTTAAAAAGAAGTCACTTAAATGATAATAAAACAAGTGCATTGTAAAGTGTTAGTACAACAGACTTACACCAGGTAATAGAcctatacacacatacaaagatTTTTTATTGGATACGTttgagatctagatatattttgttaagttaaaaaaaaacaaatataatattgatACCACTGCCACTAAATAAAAAACAGTAAATGATCTGACAACAAGATATACAGAAAAATTGTTGAGCTAATACAGACCCACTGTTATTAGAATATTACAATGTTTTTTGGTATAATGTCCTAGTAATGTTGTAGTTTAATAGTAATGTTAGACTATCTTTTccttataaatacatatatatatgtatggaaAAATAACatattgacattttaaacaTGACAAAAATAAGCTACAACTATTAACATTTTGAGTTATTATTTTCAATAGaaataaacaacataatataaaaacaacaacaaaacaaaagagaaaaataaaaaacccattaaaaaaatgctttttcaaaaagacaatacctcctatATTCAACTTATAGATTGATTATATTGGTTAAAACTactgaatgttagattttagaaataacattttttactccccccccccccctgttaaaatcctggttaagcaaaTGTATCAACTTCATAATATTTCAATGATAAGCCTTGAGATCTAGTGTTAGAAGACAATGCAGGATAGCTGCTTGGTcatgtggtttgcgcgctggactgtcattcagatttatcgatggtccagggttcaaaccctgtctgCTCCCACCCCCCCTcgtccttcgggaggtttggactaggaagtaattatcctcaactctaaaggaacatccgaaacatgtaaaacattttacaaacaatgggAAAAATGTTTTGAACATATTAAACTCTTAAATGAACAATGCCTACATGCAGAAATACCCGAAGATGTAAAGTCCAATCAGAAGGTTCCATGAAGGTAGAGTTAAAAGgagctattgtaaaaaaaaagttacttcttACATCTCAAGAAAtatgtttaagaaaaaaaaaaagctgtagtAACAATTGTTAGAttgacaaatataaaaacattgacCACAACCAATCGTCAAAatgaacatattttaaaa is a genomic window containing:
- the LOC106053918 gene encoding proteasome subunit alpha type-4-like, yielding MARRYDSRTTIFSPEGRLYQVEYAMEAIGHAGTCLGIMAQDGILLAAEKRNTNKLLDEVSYSEKIYRLYDDMAISVAGITADANVLTNELRLIAQRYILQYQEPIPCEQLVSTLCDIKQAYTQFGGKRPFGVSILYMGWDKHYGFQLYQSDPSGNYGGWKATCIGNNSANAISLLKQEYKDEDNFSLSAALDLSIKVLSKTLDMTKVTADKVEIATLTRKDNKTVMRILPDNEVEVHIKKYEEEEARLEAEKKKEAEKKKAEKSDK